Proteins encoded in a region of the Armatimonadota bacterium genome:
- a CDS encoding PD40 domain-containing protein, which translates to MLSLSLALVLGVPVEEAQPPLSGPLLMRHPTANATHVVFSFAGDLWSVARQGGDAVRLTTSAGTESDPTFSPDGKRIAFTGQYSGTNDVYVMDAGGGEPQRLTYYAGNDTVIGWTPDGQSVLFSSTYETETDLPALYTVPMTGGMPQRLPLPSGTHGSYSPDGRHLAYDPGFRWQAAWKRYRGGQTSKVWIADLSDSQVKEVPRKNSNDTNALWTDGAVFFLSDRNGPTTLFSYDLRSGKVAERVKPGTFEMKSATVCGTTIAFERLGEIGLFDTSTGQVSIVDVRIAGEFPESRPQYKSVAPLIASSNISPTGVRAVFEARGDIYTVPAAKGDIKNLTQTSGVMERSPAWSPDGQSVCYLSDEGGEYRLVVRPASGSGEPKSYVLGEAPAFYYGPTWSPDSTKVAYSDNRNSVWYLDLKSGKNVKVDVNPYVNPTYVLSPSWSPDSKWLTYRRDLDSHLSAVFVYSLESGKATQLTDGLGDARNPVFDVGGKYLYFTASTNSGHSNSWLDLSSYRSINQDSSVYVTVLRNDLPSPLAPESDDEAVKTPDAPKTEPKKEEFRIDLDRIRQRILALPLPAKNYQALLPGPADSVLAADTTAVASILSQPRVTLTKFSLATRSATPLTSDFGVLSVTPNGEKMLVGRGPLWAIVPTAAPSGPGQGALDLSSMSTKVEPMDEWRQMYREAWRIQRDFLYDPNFHGIDLKSMERKYEPFVANVRSRNDLNYLFEDMLGEICIGHMFVGGGDVPSVAAVPGGLLGADYKLEQGRYRFARVYDGENWNPSLRAPLTQPGVNVVVGEFLLAVNGRELTAKDSVHQVLEATAGKQVRIKVGPNADGSKSREVTVVPVPSEAGLRHLAWREDNLRKVEKLSNGRLGYMHIPDTNVGGWTNFNRYFYAQVGKEGIVIDERFNHGGQVDDFMVDNLNRPLRSRWASRYGKDFSSPLGAIYGPKVMIVNEYAGSGGDYFPWHFRQAKVGPIVGKRTWGGLVGILNFPSLMDGGGVTAPNIAFYNLKGEWEVENHGVDPDIEVEMDPALWRKGHDPQLERAVDEAMKLLAKNPSKPVVRPAYQDKSRTPGG; encoded by the coding sequence GTGCTTTCTTTGTCTCTCGCTCTCGTCCTCGGCGTTCCTGTCGAGGAAGCTCAACCTCCGTTGTCGGGCCCGCTCTTGATGCGGCACCCGACCGCGAACGCGACGCACGTCGTGTTCTCGTTCGCAGGCGACCTTTGGTCCGTTGCCAGGCAGGGCGGCGACGCCGTCAGGCTGACGACCTCGGCAGGTACGGAGTCCGACCCGACGTTCTCTCCCGACGGGAAGCGGATCGCGTTCACGGGCCAGTATTCCGGGACGAACGACGTCTACGTCATGGACGCGGGCGGCGGTGAACCCCAACGGTTGACCTACTACGCCGGGAACGATACGGTCATCGGTTGGACGCCGGACGGTCAGTCCGTCCTCTTCTCTTCGACGTACGAGACCGAAACGGACCTCCCGGCGCTGTACACCGTGCCGATGACGGGGGGAATGCCACAGAGGTTGCCGCTACCGAGCGGCACCCACGGCAGCTATTCACCCGACGGCAGACACCTGGCTTACGATCCGGGTTTCCGCTGGCAGGCCGCCTGGAAGCGGTACCGCGGCGGTCAGACGTCGAAAGTGTGGATCGCAGACCTGAGCGATTCGCAGGTCAAGGAAGTCCCGCGCAAGAACTCGAACGACACCAACGCCCTCTGGACCGACGGTGCGGTCTTCTTCCTCTCCGACCGAAACGGCCCGACGACCCTCTTCTCTTACGACCTCCGATCGGGCAAGGTCGCGGAGCGGGTCAAGCCTGGCACCTTCGAGATGAAGTCGGCCACCGTCTGCGGGACGACCATCGCGTTCGAACGGCTCGGCGAGATCGGCCTCTTCGACACGTCTACGGGACAGGTGTCCATCGTCGACGTCCGGATCGCCGGCGAGTTCCCCGAAAGCCGACCGCAGTACAAGAGCGTCGCCCCACTGATCGCGTCCTCGAACATTTCGCCGACCGGGGTCAGAGCCGTCTTCGAAGCGCGCGGGGACATCTACACCGTCCCGGCCGCAAAGGGCGATATCAAGAACCTGACGCAGACCAGCGGCGTCATGGAGCGGTCCCCGGCTTGGTCACCCGACGGACAGTCGGTCTGCTATCTGTCGGACGAAGGCGGAGAGTACAGGCTGGTGGTCCGCCCCGCCTCGGGATCCGGCGAGCCGAAGTCGTACGTCTTGGGCGAAGCGCCTGCCTTCTACTACGGACCGACATGGTCTCCCGACAGCACGAAGGTCGCATACAGCGACAACCGCAACTCGGTCTGGTACCTCGATCTGAAGTCGGGCAAGAACGTCAAAGTCGATGTGAACCCGTACGTCAACCCGACGTACGTCTTATCGCCGTCTTGGTCGCCGGACAGTAAGTGGTTGACGTACCGGCGCGACTTGGACAGCCATCTCTCCGCCGTCTTCGTGTACAGCCTCGAATCCGGAAAGGCGACGCAGTTGACGGACGGGTTGGGCGACGCCAGGAACCCGGTCTTCGACGTCGGCGGCAAGTACCTCTACTTTACGGCGAGCACGAACTCGGGCCACAGCAACAGTTGGCTCGACCTGTCTTCGTACCGCTCGATCAACCAAGATTCGAGCGTCTATGTCACCGTCTTGCGGAACGACCTCCCGTCTCCCCTGGCGCCTGAGAGCGACGACGAAGCCGTTAAAACGCCTGACGCGCCGAAGACGGAACCGAAAAAGGAGGAGTTCCGGATCGATCTGGACCGGATCCGTCAACGCATCTTGGCATTGCCGCTGCCGGCCAAAAACTATCAGGCCCTGCTGCCAGGGCCGGCCGACAGCGTCCTGGCCGCAGACACAACGGCCGTAGCGTCGATCCTCTCCCAGCCCCGCGTCACCTTGACCAAGTTCAGCTTGGCGACCCGGTCAGCGACCCCGCTCACGTCCGATTTCGGTGTCTTGTCGGTCACTCCGAACGGTGAAAAGATGCTGGTCGGACGCGGACCGCTGTGGGCGATCGTCCCGACCGCGGCTCCCTCGGGCCCGGGCCAAGGTGCGCTGGACCTTTCCTCGATGTCGACGAAGGTCGAGCCGATGGACGAGTGGAGGCAGATGTACCGCGAGGCCTGGCGCATCCAACGCGACTTCCTCTACGACCCCAATTTTCACGGGATCGACCTCAAGTCGATGGAGCGCAAGTACGAGCCGTTCGTCGCCAACGTGCGGTCACGGAACGATCTGAACTACCTGTTCGAGGACATGCTGGGTGAAATCTGCATCGGTCACATGTTCGTCGGCGGTGGCGACGTCCCGTCGGTCGCCGCTGTTCCTGGAGGGCTTCTCGGAGCGGACTACAAGCTCGAACAGGGACGATATCGGTTCGCGCGGGTCTACGACGGAGAGAACTGGAACCCGTCGCTGCGTGCACCGTTGACCCAGCCGGGCGTCAACGTCGTCGTGGGCGAGTTCCTTCTCGCGGTCAACGGACGCGAGCTCACAGCCAAGGACAGCGTGCACCAGGTGCTCGAGGCGACGGCAGGCAAACAGGTACGGATCAAAGTCGGGCCGAACGCCGACGGTTCCAAGTCGCGTGAAGTCACGGTGGTCCCCGTTCCGAGCGAAGCGGGTCTCCGGCATTTGGCATGGCGCGAAGACAACCTCCGCAAGGTCGAGAAGCTGAGCAACGGTCGTCTCGGATACATGCACATTCCGGACACGAACGTCGGCGGCTGGACGAACTTCAACCGTTACTTCTACGCCCAGGTCGGCAAAGAAGGCATCGTCATCGACGAGCGGTTCAACCATGGCGGACAGGTCGACGACTTTATGGTCGACAATCTGAACCGGCCGCTCCGTTCGAGGTGGGCGTCCCGGTACGGCAAGGACTTCTCCTCACCGCTCGGTGCGATCTATGGCCCCAAGGTGATGATCGTGAACGAGTATGCGGGATCGGGCGGCGACTACTTCCCTTGGCACTTCCGCCAGGCGAAAGTAGGGCCGATCGTCGGGAAGCGGACGTGGGGCGGCCTGGTCGGGATCCTCAACTTTCCAAGCCTGATGGACGGCGGCGGGGTCACGGCTCCGAACATCGCCTTCTACAACTTGAAGGGCGAATGGGAAGTCGAGAACCACGGTGTCGATCCCGACATCGAGGTCGAAATGGATCCGGCCCTCTGGCGGAAAGGTCACGACCCGCAGCTCGAGCGCGCCGTGGACGAGGCGATGAAGTTGCTTGCCAAGAACCCGTCGAAACCTGTCGTCCGACCTGCTTACCAGGACAAGTCGCGCACACCCGGCGGCTAG
- the tmk gene encoding dTMP kinase, with protein sequence MFVTFEGPEGAGKSTAVSGLADWLRVMGKDVLITREPGSGEIGGAIRKILLEGGEVPPVCELFLFLADRAQHVANIVRPALVRGTVVLCDRYADSTVVYQGYGRGLDLERLRDWNRYATGGLVPDLTLLLDVDPVVGIGRLGSADRIDGEPIAFHETIRRGFLTEASLEPQRWRTIDAGQDPERVLTACQDALSEALAV encoded by the coding sequence GTGTTCGTGACGTTCGAGGGCCCGGAGGGAGCGGGCAAGAGCACGGCCGTGTCCGGGTTGGCGGACTGGTTGCGCGTCATGGGGAAGGACGTCTTGATCACCCGGGAGCCTGGGTCAGGCGAAATCGGTGGAGCGATCCGGAAGATCTTGCTCGAAGGGGGCGAGGTGCCTCCCGTTTGTGAGCTTTTCCTCTTTTTGGCGGATCGGGCCCAGCACGTGGCGAACATCGTCCGGCCCGCCCTGGTCCGTGGGACGGTCGTGTTGTGCGACCGGTACGCCGATTCGACGGTCGTGTACCAAGGATATGGCCGAGGACTCGACCTGGAGAGGTTGCGGGACTGGAACCGATATGCGACGGGCGGTCTCGTCCCGGACTTGACGCTCTTGTTAGACGTGGATCCCGTCGTCGGGATCGGGCGTCTAGGGTCTGCCGATCGCATCGACGGTGAGCCGATCGCCTTTCACGAAACGATCCGTCGTGGGTTCTTGACGGAAGCTTCGCTCGAGCCCCAGCGTTGGCGGACCATCGATGCGGGCCAAGATCCGGAGCGCGTCCTGACCGCCTGTCAGGACGCGCTTTCCGAAGCACTAGCGGTCTAG